A genomic segment from Pseudomonas sessilinigenes encodes:
- a CDS encoding hybrid sensor histidine kinase/response regulator codes for MLSNVQAKLLIVDDLPENLLALEALIKREDRLVYKALSADEALSLLLQHEFAMAILDVQMPGMNGFELAELMRGTEKTKNIPIVFVSAAGRELNYAFKGYESGAVDFLHKPLDIHAVKSKVNVFVDLYRQSKAMKQQVEALERSRREQEALLKKLQATQNELEQAVRMRDDFMSIVAHEVRTPLNGLILETQLRKMHLARENAAAFSLDKMHAMVDRDERQIKSLIRLIEDMLDISRIRTGKLSIRPSRFDLVQLVRGLVENFAPQVEAAQSSLSLHAEQAVEGNWDEFRIEQVVSNLLTNALRYGAKSPIEVRVYTTCGEARVEVRDHGIGISEDNQKRIFQQFERVSANHVVSGLGLGLFISEQIVTAHGGSIGVESRIGEGALFRVCLPLADIDLPASA; via the coding sequence ATGTTGAGTAATGTCCAAGCCAAGCTGCTGATCGTCGATGACCTGCCGGAGAATCTGCTGGCCCTCGAAGCCCTGATCAAGCGCGAGGATCGCCTGGTATACAAGGCCTTGTCGGCCGACGAAGCCCTGTCGCTGTTGCTCCAGCATGAGTTCGCCATGGCCATCCTCGATGTGCAGATGCCTGGCATGAACGGTTTTGAGCTGGCGGAACTGATGCGGGGCACGGAAAAGACCAAGAACATTCCCATCGTGTTCGTCAGCGCTGCCGGGCGCGAACTCAACTACGCCTTCAAGGGCTACGAGAGCGGGGCCGTGGACTTCTTGCACAAGCCCCTGGATATCCATGCGGTCAAGAGCAAGGTCAACGTCTTCGTCGACCTGTACCGCCAGAGCAAGGCCATGAAGCAGCAGGTCGAGGCCCTGGAGCGCAGTCGTCGTGAGCAGGAGGCGCTGCTCAAGAAGCTGCAGGCCACCCAGAACGAACTGGAGCAGGCGGTGCGCATGCGTGACGATTTCATGTCGATCGTCGCCCATGAGGTACGCACGCCCCTCAATGGCCTGATCCTGGAAACCCAGCTGCGCAAGATGCACCTGGCCCGGGAGAATGCCGCAGCCTTCAGCCTGGACAAGATGCACGCGATGGTCGACCGCGATGAGCGCCAGATCAAGAGCCTGATCAGATTGATCGAAGACATGCTCGATATCTCGCGCATTCGTACCGGCAAACTGTCGATCCGCCCGTCGCGCTTCGATCTGGTGCAGTTGGTACGCGGCCTGGTGGAGAATTTCGCCCCCCAGGTCGAAGCCGCGCAATCATCCCTGAGCCTGCATGCCGAGCAAGCGGTGGAGGGCAACTGGGATGAGTTTCGCATCGAGCAAGTGGTTTCCAACCTGCTGACCAACGCCTTGCGCTACGGCGCCAAGAGCCCTATCGAGGTACGGGTCTACACCACCTGCGGTGAAGCCCGGGTCGAGGTGCGTGACCACGGTATCGGCATCAGCGAAGACAACCAGAAGCGCATTTTCCAGCAATTCGAGCGGGTCAGCGCCAACCATGTGGTTTCGGGCCTGGGGCTGGGGCTGTTCATTTCCGAGCAGATCGTCACGGCCCACGGTGGCTCCATCGGCGTCGAGAGCCGCATTGGCGAAGGGGCGCTGTTTCGCGTCTGCCTGCCTCTGGCGGACATCGACCTACCGGCCAGCGCTTAA
- a CDS encoding chemotaxis protein CheB, which produces MTQDILSPGALPPIEAIVVGASAGGVEALLGLFSGFGRGFRLPLIVVLHLPDERRSQLAEVFDRRLALRVKEADDKEQILPGTLYFAAPGYHLSVEQDHSLSLSQEERVHHSRPAIDVLFESAADAYGPRLAAVLLTGANQDGARGLAEVKRQGGLTIVQDPSEAHVSTMPDAALALHQPDYILPLHGISRLLAELERSAC; this is translated from the coding sequence ATGACGCAGGATATTCTCAGCCCTGGCGCGCTACCGCCGATCGAGGCCATCGTGGTGGGCGCCTCCGCCGGTGGCGTCGAAGCCTTGCTGGGCCTGTTCAGCGGGTTCGGCCGGGGTTTCCGACTGCCGTTGATCGTCGTCCTGCACCTGCCCGATGAACGCCGCAGCCAACTGGCGGAGGTCTTCGACCGGCGCCTGGCGCTGAGGGTCAAGGAGGCCGATGACAAGGAGCAGATCCTGCCCGGCACCTTGTATTTCGCCGCCCCCGGTTATCACCTGTCGGTGGAGCAGGACCACAGCCTGTCCCTGAGCCAGGAGGAGCGGGTCCATCATTCGCGGCCGGCCATCGACGTCTTGTTCGAATCTGCCGCCGACGCCTATGGCCCGCGCCTGGCTGCGGTGCTGTTGACCGGGGCCAACCAGGACGGCGCTCGCGGCTTGGCCGAGGTCAAGCGCCAGGGCGGCCTGACCATCGTCCAGGACCCCAGCGAGGCCCATGTATCGACCATGCCGGATGCGGCCCTGGCCCTGCACCAACCGGACTACATCCTCCCTTTGCACGGCATCAGCCGTCTGCTCGCCGAGCTGGAACGAAGCGCATGTTGA
- a CDS encoding CheR family methyltransferase — MERNTEIELRLLIEAIYLKYSYDFRDYSGASIKRRVNHALRQFECKTISALQERVLHDPTAFMQLLQFLTIPVSEMFRDPSHFLAIRQEVVPLLKTYPSLKIWIAGCSTGEEVYSMAILLREEGLLERTIIYATDINPNSLEKAKQGIFSLENVRAYTHNYQRAGGKRSFADYYTAAYDYAIFDKSLRESVTFADHSLATDSVFSETQLISCRNVLIYFNKKLQDRAFGLFHESLCHRGFLVLGSKETLDFSAYGKHFEPLVKQERIYRKL; from the coding sequence GTGGAGCGCAATACCGAGATCGAACTGCGTTTGTTGATCGAAGCTATCTACCTTAAATACAGCTACGACTTTCGCGATTACTCCGGCGCTTCGATCAAGCGCCGGGTCAACCACGCCTTGCGCCAGTTCGAATGCAAGACCATCTCGGCCTTGCAGGAACGGGTGCTGCACGACCCGACCGCGTTCATGCAGCTGTTGCAGTTCCTGACCATTCCGGTCAGCGAGATGTTTCGCGACCCTTCGCACTTCCTGGCGATCCGCCAGGAAGTGGTGCCGTTGCTCAAGACCTATCCGTCGCTGAAGATCTGGATCGCCGGGTGCAGCACGGGTGAAGAGGTCTATTCCATGGCCATCCTGCTGCGCGAGGAAGGCTTGCTGGAGCGGACCATCATCTATGCCACGGACATCAACCCCAACTCCCTGGAAAAGGCCAAGCAGGGCATCTTCTCCCTGGAGAACGTGCGGGCCTATACCCACAACTACCAGAGGGCGGGTGGCAAGCGCTCCTTTGCCGACTACTACACCGCGGCCTATGACTATGCGATCTTCGACAAGAGCCTGCGCGAAAGCGTGACCTTTGCCGACCACAGCCTGGCCACCGACAGCGTATTTTCTGAGACGCAGTTGATCTCATGCCGTAACGTATTGATTTATTTCAATAAAAAGTTGCAGGATCGAGCCTTTGGCCTGTTCCATGAATCGCTCTGCCATCGTGGGTTCCTGGTGCTGGGTAGCAAGGAAACCCTGGACTTCTCCGCCTACGGCAAGCACTTCGAGCCCCTGGTCAAACAAGAACGGATCTATCGCAAGCTATGA
- a CDS encoding response regulator, translating into MIHSPEFSERALVLTPLGRDSQLAQMMLHEAGLSSLATANLGALCQELEHGAGLLIIAVEALRGGDLTPLLQYLEQQPAWSDLPIILLTHHGGPEQNPAASFGAPLGNVSFLERPFHPATLISLAKAALRGRRRQYEARDRLVDLSQSELRLQRTLETLEQQVEERTAQLRHNEEALRQSQKMEAVGQLTGGIAHDFNNMLTGIIGSLELLRRRLARGRTEDLDSLIDLGVTSANRAAGLTHRLLAFSRRQSLDSKPVEMNALVSSMAQLLQGSLSESIELQLRLCEQPWVAEADPNQLESALLNLALNARDAMPNGGRLLVETLNCRLDEDFVQAHDNLEPGDYVVLRVSDNGCGMPEAIINRVFDPFFTTKPIGQGTGLGLSMIYGFSKQSHGHVTLDSTIGRGTEVSLYLPRFSGQPAQDLHPEALLAPSAHDGETVLIVEDDPAVRALVSTVLGELGYRFIEAGDARSAMPVLDSGQRIDLLISDVGLPGMNGRQLAEIGRQVRPQLKVLFITGYAEHAAARGGFLDPGMQLITKPFTFDLLIAKVQEMLRD; encoded by the coding sequence ATGATCCATAGCCCGGAGTTTTCCGAGCGGGCCCTGGTGCTCACGCCCCTGGGCCGTGATAGCCAACTGGCCCAGATGATGCTGCATGAAGCCGGCCTCAGCAGCCTGGCCACCGCAAACCTCGGCGCCCTGTGCCAGGAACTGGAGCACGGCGCCGGCTTGCTGATCATCGCTGTCGAAGCCTTGCGCGGGGGGGACCTCACGCCCTTGCTGCAGTACCTGGAGCAGCAACCGGCCTGGTCGGACCTGCCGATCATCCTGCTGACCCATCATGGCGGGCCGGAACAGAACCCGGCGGCAAGCTTTGGCGCGCCCCTGGGCAATGTCAGCTTTCTCGAACGGCCCTTTCATCCGGCCACCCTGATCAGCCTGGCCAAGGCCGCCTTGCGCGGCCGACGCCGGCAATACGAAGCCCGGGACCGGCTGGTCGATTTGAGCCAGAGTGAACTGCGCCTGCAACGCACCCTGGAGACCCTGGAGCAGCAGGTGGAGGAACGCACTGCACAGCTGCGGCACAACGAGGAAGCCTTGCGCCAGTCGCAGAAGATGGAAGCCGTCGGCCAGCTCACCGGCGGCATTGCCCATGACTTCAACAACATGCTGACCGGCATCATCGGCAGCCTGGAGTTATTGCGCCGGCGCCTGGCCCGGGGACGCACCGAGGACCTGGACAGCCTGATCGATCTTGGGGTGACCTCGGCCAATCGCGCGGCGGGCCTGACCCATCGCCTGCTGGCCTTCTCCCGACGCCAGTCGCTGGACAGCAAGCCCGTGGAAATGAACGCCCTGGTGAGTTCCATGGCACAGTTGCTGCAGGGCAGCCTCAGCGAAAGCATCGAACTGCAACTGCGACTGTGCGAACAGCCCTGGGTAGCCGAGGCCGACCCCAACCAATTGGAAAGCGCCCTGCTGAACCTGGCGCTCAATGCCCGGGATGCCATGCCCAACGGTGGTCGCTTGCTGGTGGAAACCCTCAACTGCAGGCTGGACGAGGACTTTGTCCAAGCCCACGACAACCTCGAGCCTGGCGACTACGTAGTGTTGCGGGTCAGCGATAACGGCTGCGGCATGCCCGAGGCCATCATCAACCGGGTGTTCGACCCTTTTTTCACCACCAAGCCCATCGGCCAGGGCACAGGCCTGGGCCTGTCGATGATCTATGGGTTCAGCAAGCAGTCCCATGGCCATGTGACGTTGGACAGCACCATTGGGCGAGGCACCGAAGTCAGCCTCTACCTGCCGCGCTTCAGCGGCCAGCCGGCCCAGGACCTGCACCCCGAAGCCTTGCTGGCGCCTAGTGCGCACGACGGCGAGACGGTACTGATCGTCGAGGACGATCCTGCGGTGCGAGCCTTGGTCAGTACGGTACTGGGCGAGCTGGGCTACCGCTTTATCGAGGCTGGCGATGCCCGCAGCGCCATGCCGGTCCTCGACTCCGGGCAGCGCATCGACCTGTTGATCAGTGACGTCGGCCTGCCCGGCATGAATGGCCGGCAGCTGGCGGAGATCGGACGGCAGGTCCGTCCGCAATTGAAAGTCCTGTTCATCACCGGTTATGCCGAGCATGCGGCGGCCCGTGGCGGCTTCCTCGACCCGGGCATGCAGTTGATCACCAAGCCCTTCACCTTCGATCTGTTGATCGCCAAGGTCCAGGAAATGCTACGCGACTGA
- a CDS encoding tetratricopeptide repeat protein: protein MPQARRYLLISLSIVILLALAWFFLRSSPPAVPEAIRQGYGVALEKARNGQPGAARVLYQQLGRPDLSDKQRTRLLAVLPNYPSPQALKLADAGLHHASAQVRKAAIASVLGLVPSGKRSLLLGPLLDDPEQSVRFAAVDALLGLSPDDQGLYFGPLQQVIDEYTQVLKTRGDDVEAQYQLARLYLHNADLARAQQTLEQALKLAPDNLQAVVLQIEVLDKQGQSEAARQLLAKQLQAQQDSAYLQHALGLWLLQHDQGEFALLGLSRAVELEPNNAAYRYDLATTLHSEQELEAAQKQLEEIVQRQPYNRKARVLLINYWKESGQLQNVQVLLAQLEQQNPDDPALQQGL from the coding sequence CCCGAGGCAATCCGCCAGGGTTATGGCGTGGCCCTGGAGAAGGCCCGCAATGGCCAGCCAGGCGCGGCACGGGTGCTCTACCAGCAGTTGGGGCGTCCCGATCTCAGCGACAAGCAACGCACTCGCCTGCTGGCCGTACTGCCCAACTACCCCAGCCCCCAGGCCCTGAAACTGGCGGACGCCGGCCTGCACCATGCCTCGGCGCAAGTACGCAAGGCCGCCATCGCCAGCGTGCTCGGCCTGGTGCCCAGCGGCAAGCGCAGCCTGTTGCTGGGTCCGTTGCTGGACGATCCGGAGCAAAGCGTGCGCTTTGCTGCCGTGGATGCGCTGCTGGGGCTGTCTCCGGATGACCAGGGCCTGTATTTCGGCCCCCTGCAGCAAGTGATCGACGAATACACCCAGGTCCTCAAGACCCGTGGCGACGACGTCGAGGCCCAGTACCAGCTGGCGCGCCTCTACCTGCACAACGCCGACCTGGCCAGGGCCCAGCAGACCCTGGAGCAAGCCTTGAAACTGGCACCGGACAACCTGCAGGCCGTGGTGTTGCAGATCGAGGTGCTCGACAAGCAAGGCCAGAGCGAAGCCGCCCGCCAACTGTTGGCCAAGCAGTTGCAAGCCCAGCAGGATTCAGCCTACCTGCAACATGCCCTGGGGCTCTGGCTGCTCCAGCACGACCAGGGCGAGTTTGCCCTCCTGGGCTTGTCCCGGGCCGTGGAGCTGGAGCCGAACAACGCGGCCTACCGCTACGACCTGGCCACTACCTTGCACAGCGAGCAGGAACTGGAGGCCGCACAGAAGCAGTTGGAGGAAATCGTCCAGCGCCAGCCGTACAACCGCAAGGCGCGGGTGCTGCTGATCAACTATTGGAAGGAAAGCGGCCAATTGCAGAACGTCCAGGTGCTGCTGGCCCAGCTCGAACAGCAGAATCCCGACGATCCGGCATTGCAGCAGGGTCTCTGA
- a CDS encoding response regulator, with protein MSEDAQDVVLIVEDEPVILMLLADYLSGLGYRVLQAENGEQAFEILASKPNLDLMITDYRLPGGITGVMIAEPAVKLRPDLKVIFISGYPNEILECNSPITRKAPILAKPFDLNSLHQQIQQLLA; from the coding sequence ATGAGTGAAGATGCACAAGACGTCGTACTGATCGTCGAAGATGAACCGGTGATCCTGATGCTGCTGGCCGACTACCTGTCGGGCCTGGGCTATCGGGTATTGCAGGCGGAGAACGGCGAGCAGGCGTTCGAGATCCTGGCCAGCAAGCCGAACCTGGACCTGATGATCACCGACTACCGGCTGCCAGGTGGCATCACCGGGGTGATGATCGCCGAGCCGGCAGTGAAACTGCGCCCGGACCTCAAGGTGATTTTCATCAGCGGCTATCCCAACGAGATCCTCGAATGCAACAGCCCCATCACCCGCAAGGCGCCGATCCTGGCCAAGCCTTTCGACCTCAACAGCCTGCATCAACAGATCCAGCAACTGTTGGCCTGA
- a CDS encoding ATPase domain-containing protein translates to MTTPTALHSDKAATGIEGLDDILNGGLSRSHVFLLEGEPGTGKTTVALHFLRTGALAGERCLYITLSETERELRQGAQSHGWELDGSIHIFELTPPESLLNVEHQQSLLYSSDLELGEATRQIFEVVERVKPTRVVLDSLSEIRLLAQSSLRYRRQILAIKHYFVRYDATVLLLDDLTSEALDKTVHSVAHGVIRLEELTPGYGAERRRIKIMKYRGQKYRGGFHDFTIQGDGVHVFPRLVAAEHRRRHERQTLTSGIREMDALLGGGIASGSSTLILGPAGTGKSLIAMIFAAAAVARGEKAALFIFDEELGLLFERMDNMGIDLQALQASGNLIIEQVDAAELSPGELSHRVRHCVDKGQIKTVVIDSINGYQAAMPEENALVLHMHELLLYLNRQGAATFMTVAQHGLVGDMQAPVDITYLADTVILLRYFEALGKVRRAISIIKKRTGSHESTIREYRISGRGLTIGEPLEAFQGVLRGVPNYQGAGQPLLGDEDP, encoded by the coding sequence TTGACCACCCCAACTGCGTTGCACAGCGATAAGGCCGCCACCGGCATCGAGGGCCTGGACGACATTCTCAACGGGGGACTGTCGCGCAGCCACGTCTTCCTGCTGGAGGGTGAGCCCGGTACGGGCAAGACCACCGTCGCCCTGCACTTCCTGCGGACCGGTGCCCTGGCCGGCGAACGCTGCCTGTACATCACCCTTTCGGAAACCGAGCGTGAGCTGCGCCAGGGCGCGCAGTCCCATGGCTGGGAACTGGACGGCAGCATCCACATCTTCGAGCTGACCCCACCGGAAAGCCTGCTCAATGTCGAACACCAGCAGAGCCTGTTGTACTCCTCGGACCTGGAGCTGGGAGAAGCCACGCGGCAGATCTTCGAGGTCGTGGAGCGCGTCAAGCCGACCCGAGTCGTGCTCGACAGCCTCTCGGAAATCCGCCTGCTGGCCCAGAGTTCCTTGCGTTATCGCCGGCAGATCCTGGCGATCAAGCACTACTTCGTGCGCTACGACGCCACCGTCCTGCTGCTGGACGACCTGACCAGCGAAGCCCTGGACAAGACCGTGCACAGCGTGGCTCACGGTGTGATCCGCCTGGAGGAGCTGACCCCGGGTTATGGCGCCGAGCGGCGGCGGATCAAGATCATGAAATACCGCGGCCAGAAGTACCGTGGCGGGTTCCATGACTTCACCATCCAGGGCGACGGCGTGCACGTGTTCCCACGGCTGGTCGCCGCCGAGCACCGACGTCGCCACGAGCGCCAGACCCTGACCAGCGGCATCCGGGAAATGGACGCCCTGCTCGGCGGCGGGATCGCCAGCGGCTCCAGCACCCTGATCCTTGGCCCCGCAGGCACCGGCAAATCGCTGATTGCCATGATCTTCGCTGCGGCCGCCGTGGCCAGGGGCGAGAAAGCCGCGCTGTTCATCTTCGACGAGGAACTGGGGTTGCTGTTCGAGCGCATGGACAACATGGGCATCGACCTCCAGGCCCTGCAAGCCAGCGGCAACCTGATCATCGAACAGGTGGACGCCGCCGAGCTATCGCCTGGAGAGCTGTCGCACCGGGTCAGGCATTGTGTCGACAAGGGCCAGATCAAGACGGTGGTGATCGATAGCATCAACGGCTACCAGGCAGCCATGCCCGAGGAAAACGCCCTGGTCCTGCACATGCACGAGCTGCTGCTGTACCTCAACCGCCAGGGTGCGGCGACCTTCATGACCGTGGCCCAGCACGGCCTGGTGGGTGACATGCAGGCTCCGGTGGACATCACCTACCTGGCCGACACGGTCATCCTGCTGCGCTACTTCGAAGCCCTGGGCAAGGTGCGCCGGGCCATCTCGATCATCAAGAAACGCACCGGCAGCCATGAGTCCACCATCCGCGAATACCGTATCAGCGGCCGCGGCTTGACCATCGGCGAGCCCCTGGAAGCCTTCCAGGGCGTACTGCGCGGCGTCCCCAACTATCAAGGTGCAGGCCAGCCGCTGCTGGGGGACGAAGATCCATGA